The DNA segment GCGACTTACTGCTGCGGCTGAGCGTCAGGGGCGACTGCGTCGTCTGCCGGCGCCTGGTCCTGCTGCTTCTGCGCATCATCATAGGCCTTGCTCAGCGCCGGGTCATTGATGACGACCTTCGATTCCTGCTTGGCCTTGTTCAGGAGCTCAAGATACTTGTCGCGCATGACGAGCTGACGAACCTGATCCTTCACTTGGTCGAACGGCGGCGGCGGAGCGACGCGCTTGTCTTCGACCTTGATGACGTGCCAGCCGAAATCGGACTTCACCGGGGTCTTGGTGTAGGTGCCGACCGGCAGCGCGAAGGCTGCGTCTTCGAATTCCTTGACCATGCGGCCACGGGCGAAATAGCCGAGATCGCCGCCGTCGGCCTTGTTCGGGTCGGTCGACTTTTCCTTGGCAAGTTCGGCAAAATCCTTGCCGGCGTCGAGTTCCTTGATGATTGCCTTGGCTTCATCTTCGGTCTTCACCAGGATGTGGCGTGCGTGGACCTCTTCCTGCTTCGGCAGGGCGGCGACTTCCTTGTCGTAGCGAGCCTTGACCTCATCGTCCTTGATCGCGTCGGCGACATGGGCCTTAAAATAGGCGTTGTGCAGCTCGCGATCGCGCAGATAGGCCATGTGCGACTGGAAGTCCGGCGTCTGGTCGAGTTTTTCGGCAGCCGCGTCCTTGGCGAGCAGCTTGACATCGATCGAAGCCGAAAGTGCCGCGACCTTCTTCTGCTCGTCGGGAAGCTGGCCAAGCTGCGGGTCGAGATTGGCGATCGCCAGATCAAGCTCGGATTGATGGATTTCAACATCGCCGACCTTGGCGACAACTGGGTCCTTGGCATCCGCCGCAAAGACCGGCGCCTGGAAGGTAACGATTGTTGCAAAGGCAACCGCAGCAAGTTTGTTGTAACTCAGCATAAAATAACCTTTCGGTGGTCTTGACCGGCTCACAGTAATGAATCCGGTAGGAAAAGCCTTCAGCAGGAGAATGTGGCCTTTCTGTATCGGCCAATTCCCGTTGACATCAATCGACCCCCCTCTTATCTGTCACGCAACCTCGCGTCCAGAACAGTTTCCGGGCGTTTTGTGCTATACTCCCGATTTTTTCAGGGACGGATGAAGCAGAAAACGACAGGATGAAATCTCAGAAAGGACCAGTCATATGGTCAGCATAGGTGGAATTGCCCGCAAGTTGTTTGGCTCGTCCAACGACCGCCGCGTTAAGTCATTCCAGCCGAATGTCGTTGCGATCAACGCGCTCGAAGAAAAGATGCGCGCCTTGTCTGACGAAGCTTTGGCCGCCAAGACGGTAGAGTTCCGCCAGCAGCTTGCCGACGGCAAGACGCTGGACGACCTTCTCGTACCCGCATTTGCCGTCGTGCGCGAGGCTTCGCGGCGCGTTCTCGGTATGCGACCTTTTGACGTACAGCTCATCGGCGGCATGATCCTGCATTCGAATGCGATCGCCGAGATGAAGACGGGCGAAGGCAAGACGCTGGTCGCGACCCTGCCTGTCTACTTGAATGCGCTTGCCGGCAAGGGCGTTCATGTCGTCACCGTCAACGACTACCTGGCACAGCGCGACAGCGGCAATATGGGCCGCATCTATGGCTTTCTCGGCCTGACCACTGGCGTCATCATTCACGGCCTGTCGGATGAGGAGCGCCGTGACGCTTATGCCTGCGACATTACCTACGGCACCAACAACGAACTCGGCTTCGACTATCTGCGCGACAATATGAAATACGATCGTGGCCAGATGGTGCAGCGCGGTCATAATTTCGCGATCGTCGACGAAGTGGACTCGATCCTCGTCGATGAGGCGCGCACGCCGCTCATCATTTCCGGCCCGCTCGACGACCGCTCCGATCTCTATACGACGATCGACGCCTTCATTCCGCGCCTGTCGAAGGACGATTACGAGATCGACGAAAAGCAGCGCTCGGCCAACTTCTCCGAAGACGGCACCGAAAAGCTGGAAAACATGCTGCGTGACGCCGGCTTGCTGAAGGCTGAATCGCTCTACGACGTCGAAAACGTCGCGATCGTCCACCACGTCAACAACGCGCTCAAGGCCCACAAGCTCTTCCAGCGCGACAAGGACTATATCGTCCGCAACGGCGAAGTCGTCATCATCGACGAATTCACCGGCCGCATGATGCCGGGCCGCCGCTATTCGGACGGCCAGCACCAGGCATTGGAAGCCAAGGAACGGGTACAGATCCAGCCGGAAAACCAGACCTTGGCGCAGATCACCTTCCAGAATTATTTCCGCATGTACGGCAAGCTCGCCGGCATGACCGGCACGGCATCGACGGAAGCGGAAGAATTCGGCAACATCTATGGCCTCGACGTAGTCGAAGTGCCGACCAACCTGCCGATCCAGCGTCTCGACGAGGACGACGAGGTCTATCGTACGCACGACGAGAAGTATAAGGCGATCATCACCGAGATTTTGGACGCCCACAAGCGCGGCCAGCCGGTGCTCGTCGGTACCACCTCGATCGAAAAGTCCGAGCTTCTTGCCGACCGCATGCGCAAGCAGGGCTTCAGCAACTTCCAGGTTCTGAACGCCCGCTACCATGAGCAGGAAGCTTATATCGTCGCGCAGGCCGGCGTTCCCGGCGCCGTGACGATCGCTACCAACATGGCTGGCCGCGGTACCGACATTCAGCTCGGCGGCAACCTCGAAATGCGCGTCGAACGCGATTTGGACGAGATGGAGCCCGGTCCGGAGCGCGATGCGGCTGTCGCCAAGATCGCCGAAGAGATCAAGGAGCTCAAGCAGCAGGCTTTGACCGCCGGCGGTCTCTACGTCATCGCCACCGAACGCCATGAAAGCCGCCGCATCGACAATCAGTTGCGCGGTCGTTCCGGCCGTCAGGGCGACCCCGGCCGTTCGAAATTCTACCTGTCGCTTCAGGACGACCTGATGCGTATCTTCGGCTCCGACCGCATGGACGGCATGCTGCAGAAGCTCGGCCTCAAGGAAGGCGAAGCGATCGTCCATCCCTGGATCAACAAGGCCCTCGAACGCGCCCAGAAGAAGGTCGAAGCCCGCAACTTCGATATCCGCAAGAACGTTCTGAAGTACGACGACGTGCTGAACGATCAGCGCAAGGTCATCTTCGAACAGCGTGTCGAGCTCATGGATGCAACGGATCTTTCCGAAACCGTCGGCGATATGCGCCACGAGGTCATCGAAGATCTGGTTTCCAAGCACATCCCCGAGCGCGCCTATGCCGAGCAGTGGGATGCCGACGGCCTGAAGGCCGGCGTCGCCAACTTCTTCGACATGGACATGCCGGTGCATGACTGGGTCAAGGAAGAAGGTATCGGCGAAGACGATATCCGCGCCCGTCTGACGGAAGCCGCCGACAAGGCCGCTGCGGAAAAGGCCGAGCGCTTCGGTCCGGAAATCATGACCTATGTCGAGCGCTCCATTGTGCTGCAGACGCTGGACAATCTCTGGCGCGAGCACATCGTCAACCTCGACCATCTGCGCTCCGTCATTGGCTTCCGCGGTTATGCCCAGCGCGATCCGCTGCAGGAATACAAGGCCGAGGCCTTCGAACTCTTCCAGTCGCTTCTGAACAACCTGCGCCAGGCCGTCACCGGTCAGTTGTCGCGCGTCGAACTGGTGCAGCAGCCGGCCGAGCCGCAGACGCTGCCTATGCAGGCGCGCCATATCGATGCCACGACCGGCGAAGACGAATTCGCGCCGCTCAGCCTCGTCAACGAAAACGTCGTCGCCCCGGAAAACCGCGATCCGCAAAATCCGGCAACCTGGGGCCGCGTCGGCCGCAACGAAACCTGCCCCTGCGGTTCCGGCAAGAAATACAAGCATTGCCACGGGGCGTTCGAGAGCAGCGAAGTGGTTTGAGATTTCGCAATCTCTCGGCAATGATCAAAATGCCGCCTTCGGGCGGCATTTTTTATGCGCGATTTTTGCCTGATGCGCAGAGATCGCTATTTTGCAGATGCGCCAAAGCGTTTCAGCAGGAAATCGATCATGCTGCGCAGTTTCGCGGTGGGCCGACGGTCCAGCGCATAGAGCATGTACATCGGCGAAGCGATGGGCGTCCATTCGGGCAGAACCTGCACAAGGCGACCTCTAGCAAGATCATCGGCGAGCATGACTTCCGGCTGCAGGACGATACCCGCGCCATTCAAGGCCGCGACTCGCAGCGCATCGCCATTGTCGGCGGATAATCGTCCTCTCACATCCGGCCGCCATTCGCCATCCGGACCGAACAAATACCATTGGTCGCGCCGGCGCCAATAGGAGAGGCCGAGGCAGTCATGCGAGGATAGATCCCTGGGGTGCA comes from the Rhizobium sp. NXC24 genome and includes:
- a CDS encoding peptidylprolyl isomerase — translated: MLSYNKLAAVAFATIVTFQAPVFAADAKDPVVAKVGDVEIHQSELDLAIANLDPQLGQLPDEQKKVAALSASIDVKLLAKDAAAEKLDQTPDFQSHMAYLRDRELHNAYFKAHVADAIKDDEVKARYDKEVAALPKQEEVHARHILVKTEDEAKAIIKELDAGKDFAELAKEKSTDPNKADGGDLGYFARGRMVKEFEDAAFALPVGTYTKTPVKSDFGWHVIKVEDKRVAPPPPFDQVKDQVRQLVMRDKYLELLNKAKQESKVVINDPALSKAYDDAQKQQDQAPADDAVAPDAQPQQ
- the secA gene encoding preprotein translocase subunit SecA yields the protein MVSIGGIARKLFGSSNDRRVKSFQPNVVAINALEEKMRALSDEALAAKTVEFRQQLADGKTLDDLLVPAFAVVREASRRVLGMRPFDVQLIGGMILHSNAIAEMKTGEGKTLVATLPVYLNALAGKGVHVVTVNDYLAQRDSGNMGRIYGFLGLTTGVIIHGLSDEERRDAYACDITYGTNNELGFDYLRDNMKYDRGQMVQRGHNFAIVDEVDSILVDEARTPLIISGPLDDRSDLYTTIDAFIPRLSKDDYEIDEKQRSANFSEDGTEKLENMLRDAGLLKAESLYDVENVAIVHHVNNALKAHKLFQRDKDYIVRNGEVVIIDEFTGRMMPGRRYSDGQHQALEAKERVQIQPENQTLAQITFQNYFRMYGKLAGMTGTASTEAEEFGNIYGLDVVEVPTNLPIQRLDEDDEVYRTHDEKYKAIITEILDAHKRGQPVLVGTTSIEKSELLADRMRKQGFSNFQVLNARYHEQEAYIVAQAGVPGAVTIATNMAGRGTDIQLGGNLEMRVERDLDEMEPGPERDAAVAKIAEEIKELKQQALTAGGLYVIATERHESRRIDNQLRGRSGRQGDPGRSKFYLSLQDDLMRIFGSDRMDGMLQKLGLKEGEAIVHPWINKALERAQKKVEARNFDIRKNVLKYDDVLNDQRKVIFEQRVELMDATDLSETVGDMRHEVIEDLVSKHIPERAYAEQWDADGLKAGVANFFDMDMPVHDWVKEEGIGEDDIRARLTEAADKAAAEKAERFGPEIMTYVERSIVLQTLDNLWREHIVNLDHLRSVIGFRGYAQRDPLQEYKAEAFELFQSLLNNLRQAVTGQLSRVELVQQPAEPQTLPMQARHIDATTGEDEFAPLSLVNENVVAPENRDPQNPATWGRVGRNETCPCGSGKKYKHCHGAFESSEVV